One window of the Chryseobacterium camelliae genome contains the following:
- a CDS encoding DUF1896 domain-containing protein, translated as MKNHNQDYSYYKLKLQDHIDSSFPERSADINFIEQRARWAANAYDGAFRAGNPINECNEIANGILYEGLHFSKFDSLFEVLSYEFSDVFDELDYRDFALKILPKCQECFEHYELTDDFAYTTDYDLLYTELTGFIAIWIEQNGIR; from the coding sequence ATGAAAAACCATAACCAGGACTATTCCTATTACAAATTAAAGTTGCAGGATCACATTGATTCAAGTTTTCCAGAAAGATCTGCTGATATAAATTTTATTGAACAGCGCGCCAGGTGGGCAGCAAACGCATACGATGGCGCATTTAGGGCAGGCAATCCTATTAACGAATGTAATGAGATCGCTAACGGTATTCTTTATGAGGGATTGCACTTTTCTAAATTTGATTCTCTGTTTGAGGTTCTGTCCTACGAATTTTCTGATGTTTTTGATGAACTCGATTATCGCGATTTTGCACTGAAGATCCTTCCAAAATGCCAGGAATGCTTTGAGCATTATGAATTGACTGATGATTTCGCCTATACAACTGATTACGATCTGCTGTATACGGAGCTAACAGGTTTTATTGCTATTTGGATTGAGCAAAATGGTATTCGATAA
- a CDS encoding type IA DNA topoisomerase, with protein sequence MKAIIAEKPSVAYELARIVGATDKKDGYCEGGGFLVTWALGHLVGLAMPEDYGIKGFNRESFPIIPSRFKLIGRKIKSGKGLIDDEGSKRQLAVVESVFKRCESIIVATDAGREGEVIFRFIYQYLGCTKPFERLWINSLTEKAIIDGFKNLLPGSDFNGLYLAGKQRSECDWLVGINATQALTVALGDGLFSLGRVQTPTLALICQRFLACESFEVKNYFQLELSSIKEGTRIKSLSTDKFEDREKAESVRRTLERVGVAEVKQVEQKAGTSQAPLLFDLTGLQKEANKKLGYSAQRTLEIAQQLYEKKFITYPRTGSKYIPEDVWPEIPALILALGSRSSCKDSVANIKWERYNRHIVNDVKVTDHHGILITENIPTRLNADEDALYDMIARRVLEAVSPTCHKEITDVKFGILHYDFNLKVVKIVSAGWKVINGDFDEEGDDLVTDFPYLQVGIQVKIDSLEVLSKKTKPPTLYTDADLLLKMENIGATVENEQERKMLKGLGIGTPATRAAVIETLIDRGYVRRESKAIVPTDKGMLVYEIVADKKIADAAMTAQWEIAFEKIENGELDAGIFHTEVELMVQQVTHELLNIKRKSANTVHLNCPKCSSSVILGEKIIKCTDQKCGWKLFRNICGVQLQYKEIEALLTKRRTPLIKKMVGRNKKPFSAYILLDGSGSTTFEFEEKKKHKYK encoded by the coding sequence ATGAAAGCAATTATTGCGGAAAAGCCCTCAGTAGCTTATGAGCTTGCACGTATTGTAGGTGCAACAGATAAAAAAGACGGATATTGTGAAGGCGGAGGTTTTCTGGTGACCTGGGCGCTGGGACATCTGGTAGGTCTTGCTATGCCGGAAGATTATGGGATTAAGGGATTCAATAGGGAGTCCTTTCCCATTATTCCATCAAGATTCAAGTTAATAGGAAGAAAAATAAAGTCGGGTAAAGGCCTTATTGATGATGAGGGATCAAAACGGCAGCTTGCAGTAGTTGAGTCTGTATTTAAGCGGTGCGAAAGTATAATCGTGGCGACTGATGCAGGGCGTGAGGGCGAAGTTATCTTCCGGTTTATCTATCAATACCTCGGCTGCACAAAGCCCTTTGAGCGACTATGGATTAACAGCCTTACCGAAAAGGCGATCATCGATGGATTCAAAAATCTCTTGCCGGGAAGCGATTTCAATGGTCTTTATCTGGCCGGTAAGCAGCGGTCTGAATGCGATTGGCTTGTTGGAATCAATGCTACGCAGGCGCTGACCGTTGCCTTAGGTGATGGACTTTTTTCTCTTGGAAGGGTACAGACGCCCACTCTTGCACTAATTTGTCAGCGTTTTCTAGCGTGTGAATCATTTGAGGTTAAAAACTATTTTCAGCTTGAACTTTCTTCTATAAAAGAAGGTACTCGTATTAAGAGTCTTTCGACAGATAAGTTTGAAGATAGAGAAAAAGCTGAATCAGTAAGGAGGACCTTGGAACGTGTCGGAGTGGCAGAAGTAAAACAGGTAGAACAGAAAGCTGGCACAAGTCAAGCGCCACTGCTATTTGATCTGACAGGACTGCAGAAAGAGGCGAATAAAAAGCTCGGTTATTCTGCTCAGCGAACCCTGGAAATTGCCCAGCAGCTTTACGAAAAGAAATTTATAACCTATCCTAGAACGGGATCCAAATATATTCCCGAAGATGTCTGGCCCGAAATACCTGCACTTATTCTAGCCTTAGGTTCACGATCTTCCTGCAAAGATTCTGTTGCCAATATCAAGTGGGAACGCTACAACAGACACATTGTAAATGATGTTAAAGTCACAGACCATCATGGTATCCTGATTACGGAAAATATTCCGACCCGATTGAACGCTGATGAGGATGCTCTCTATGATATGATCGCTAGGCGCGTGCTTGAAGCTGTTTCGCCTACATGCCATAAAGAAATCACAGATGTGAAATTTGGTATTCTCCATTATGATTTCAATTTGAAGGTTGTCAAAATTGTTTCTGCAGGATGGAAAGTTATTAACGGTGATTTTGATGAGGAAGGTGATGATCTGGTTACTGATTTTCCATATCTGCAAGTAGGAATACAGGTTAAAATAGACAGTTTAGAGGTACTTTCAAAGAAGACCAAGCCTCCAACACTATACACGGACGCCGATTTGCTTCTTAAGATGGAAAATATTGGCGCTACGGTAGAAAATGAACAGGAGCGCAAGATGCTCAAAGGCTTAGGTATTGGAACGCCGGCAACAAGGGCTGCCGTGATTGAAACCTTAATTGACCGCGGGTACGTCAGAAGAGAAAGCAAGGCTATTGTCCCTACAGATAAGGGAATGCTTGTTTACGAAATTGTAGCCGATAAGAAAATTGCTGACGCGGCAATGACTGCGCAGTGGGAAATTGCATTTGAGAAAATCGAAAATGGAGAACTGGATGCTGGGATTTTTCATACTGAGGTAGAGCTGATGGTACAGCAGGTTACCCATGAGCTGCTGAATATTAAAAGAAAATCAGCGAATACCGTTCATCTCAACTGCCCAAAATGCAGCTCCTCAGTAATTCTCGGAGAAAAAATAATCAAATGTACAGATCAGAAGTGTGGCTGGAAATTATTCCGGAACATTTGCGGTGTCCAGTTGCAATACAAAGAAATTGAAGCGCTTTTAACAAAACGGCGGACACCTTTAATAAAAAAAATGGTGGGTAGAAATAAGAAACCATTTAGTGCTTATATCTTACTGGACGGATCTGGTTCGACCACTTTTGAATTTGAAGAAAAAAAGAAACATAAATACAAATAG